The Zootoca vivipara chromosome 16, rZooViv1.1, whole genome shotgun sequence genome has a segment encoding these proteins:
- the KANK2 gene encoding KN motif and ankyrin repeat domain-containing protein 2 isoform X2 — protein sequence MAQVLHMETTAFPGKANPASAMAFHGKEQDLPYSVETPYGYRLDLDFLKYVDDIEKGHTIKRIPVHRRPRYSSLPRGYGYTGSWWTSTESLCSNASMDSRHSSYSYCGRSFYPQYATPGNFNARVEKTLLDARKKLEDQADSGDGERTRAGGLGSLHSSVSGSTSSLVGSQCLSRQTSYNGSQQGAPGQFTPIGSGLSTPVSPTPGHLQHVREQMAVALKKLRQLEEQVKMIPVLQVKISVLQEEKRQLSVQLKSQKFLGHPGGFGKGKSRGELYIDIPEEGAGGNEEGSAGPDAGGRLDKKEVRSVGVGMSAEEAEVGRCDVGVAVKEEELGLPSPEEESQRQAVQALSTKIAVLEMQLKRALQELQAAQQKLELQGKEKEGKGTSGGGLREWEVGGEGPGQGGGGEFQRPQEVPIRVDTVKVVQVEREPEVAASTATGLDHRPQRAQSLENKESYASLKALAGKDVGSEEAMVPLYATYRSNEVMETTFPVHAGVESAATTFHTVRKISIIGTEGNGQQDTAASFAGGIRSIMKKKEDPTELLANKKSLQFVGVNGGYESTSSEDSSTAENVSDNESTESEYHEASEGLPAAQAMAAEPPKLPGTAAAVSRPGVSAESGEMPAAESPSKEPPGKTGTGLSKELLSACEVLQKYLESPNEHMDEEMKLAYTAVLHYWLRLSCHKEADPELVSQHLAAFRSISPHLLEFVINMADANGNTALHYTVSHSNFPVVTKLLETGLCHVDQQNKAGYTAIMLTALAASRSESDMDTIVQLLKMGNVNAKASQAGQTALMLAVSHGRLDMVRALLASAADVNLQDDDGSTALMCACEHGHAEIVRLLLATPGCDVALSDNDGSTALSIAVEAGQNDIAIMLYAHLNFAKASSLGTPKQSKDENTATMSGDAQ from the exons ATGGCACAGGTTCTGCACATGGAGACCACTGCTTTCCCAg GGAAGGCCAATCCTGCCTCTGCTATGGCCTTCCATGGGAAGGAGCAGGACTTGCCCTATTCCGTGGAAACTCCCTATGGCTACCGCCTGGACCTGGACTTCCTCAAATACGTGGATGACATTGAGAAGGGCCACACCATCAAGCGCATTCCAGTCCACCGCCGGCCACGCTACAGCTCCCTGCCAAGAGGCTATGGTTACACCGGCTCATGGTGGACCTCCACCGAGTCCCTCTGCTCCAATGCCAGCATGGATAGCCGCCACTCCTCCTATTCCTACTGTGGGCGCAGCTTCTACCCACAGTACGCCACACCCGGCAACTTCAATGCCCGCGTGGAGAAGACCTTGCTGGATGCCAGGAAGAAGCTAGAAGACCAGGCGGATTCTGGAGATGGAGAAAGGACCAGGGCAGGGGGTCTTGGGAGCCTCCACAGCAGCGTATCTGGATCAACAAGCTCCTTGGTGGGAAGCCAGTGCCTTTCCCGCCAGACTTCCTACAACGGCTCACAGCAAGGCGCCCCTGGGCAGTTCACACCCATCGGCTCAGGACTCTCCACCCCAGTCTCCCCAACGCCAGGGCACCTCCAGCATGTCCGGGAACAGATGGCCGTAGCCTTGAAGAAGCTGCGCCAGTTGGAGGAGCAGGTCAAGATGATCCCAGTGCTGCAg GTGAAGATCTCGGTGCTGCAGGAGGAGAAGAGGCAGCTGAGTGTCCAGCTCAAGAGCCAGAAGTTTTTGGGGCACCCGGGGGGGTTCGGCAAGGGAAAATCCAGGGGGGAGCTCTACATAGATATCCCCGAGGAGGGGGCTGGTGGAAATGAGGAGGGCAGCGCGGGGCCTGATGCAGGAGGCAGGCTGGACAAGAAGGAAGTGAGGTCAGTGGGTGTGGGCATGTCAGCCGaagaggcagaggtggggaggtgcGATGTTGGGGTGGCGGTCAAGGAGGAGGAGTTGGGGTTGCCTTCcccggaggaggagagccagcGCCAGGCTGTTCAGGCCCTGTCCACCAAGATTGCCGTGCTAGAGATGCAGCTGAAGAGGGCGCTCCAAGAACTTCAAGCCGCCCAACAGAAACTGGAGCTGCAGGGCAAGGAGAAGGAGGGCAAAGGAACGTCCGGTGGTGGCCTGAGAGAATGGGAAGTAGGGGGAGAGGGTCCGGGGCAAGGGGGCGGCGGAGAGTTTCAGAGGCCCCAGGAAGTCCCCATTCGGGTGGATACGGTCAAGGTTGTCCAAgtggaaagggagccagaggtCGCTGCCAGCACAGCCACAGGGCTGGACCACAGGCCGCAGAGGGCACAGAGCTTGGAGAACAAGGAATCCTATGCCAGCCTCAAAGCTTTGGCAGGCAAAGACGTGGGGTCGGAAGAAGCGATGGTGCCGCTCTATGCCACATACCGCAGCAACGAGGTGATGGAGACCACGTTCCCGGTCCATGCTGGTGTAGAGAGCGCAGCTACCACCTTCCACACCGTGAGAAAGATCAGCATCATTGGCACAGAGGGGAATGGACAGCAGGATACAGCAg CTTCATTCGCAGGAGGGATTCGGTCGATCATGAAGAAGAAGGAGGATCCTACAGAGCTTCTGGCcaacaagaagagcctgcagtTTGTTGGTGTCAATGGCGG GTATGAGTCCACCTCCTCTGAGGACTCCAGCACAGCTGAGAACGTCTCGGACAATGAAAGCACCGAGAGCGAATACCACGAGGCGAGCGAGGGGCTCCCTGCAGCGCAGGCAATGGCAGCGGAGCCCCCGAAGCTGCCCGGAACAGCCGCAGCCGTATCTCGCCCTGGAGTCTCTGCCGAGAGCGGGGAGATGCCAGCAGCAgaaagtcccagcaaggagccgCCAGGCAAAACAGG GACAGGACTCAGCAAGGAGCTGCTTTCAGCTTGCGAAGTCCTTCAGAAATACCTGGAGAGCCCCAATGAGCACATGGATGAAGAAATG AAATTGGCCTATACTGCCGTGCTCCACTATTGGCTGAGGCTTTCCTGCCACAAAGaagcggatccagaattggtctcacAGCACTTGGCTGCCTTCCGGTCCATCTCCCCACACTTGCTGGAATTTGTCATCAATATGGCCGACGCCAACGGCAACACGGCCCTCCACTACACTGTCTCGCATTCCAACTTCCCAGTGGTCACAAAGCTTCTTGAAACAG GTTTGTGCCATGTGGACCAACAGAACAAAGCCGGCTATACGGCCATCATGCTGACGGCACTGGCTGCTTCCCGCTCAGAGAGTGATATGGACACAATTGTGCAGCTGCTGAAAATGGGCAACGTAAATGCCAAAGCCAGCCAG GCTGGGCAAACTGCACTGATGTTGGCCGTCAGCCACGGGCGTCTGGACATGGTTCGTGCCTTGCTAGCTAGCGCAGCGGATGTCAACTTGCAAGATGACGACGGTTCCACAGCGCTAATGTGCGCCTGTGAACATGGCCATGCTGAGATCGTCCGCCTGCTCTTGGCCACACCTGGCTGTGATGTTGCCCTCTCCGATAAC gaTGGCAGCACAGCTCTTTCCATCGCAGTGGAAGCAGGCCAGAATGACATTGCCATCATGCTGTATGCTCACCTGAACTTTGCCAAAGCCTCGTCTCTG GGGACCCCCAAACAGTCCAAAGATGAGAACACAGCAACTATGTCCGGTGATGCTCAGTAA
- the KANK2 gene encoding KN motif and ankyrin repeat domain-containing protein 2 isoform X1, protein MAQVLHMETTAFPGKANPASAMAFHGKEQDLPYSVETPYGYRLDLDFLKYVDDIEKGHTIKRIPVHRRPRYSSLPRGYGYTGSWWTSTESLCSNASMDSRHSSYSYCGRSFYPQYATPGNFNARVEKTLLDARKKLEDQADSGDGERTRAGGLGSLHSSVSGSTSSLVGSQCLSRQTSYNGSQQGAPGQFTPIGSGLSTPVSPTPGHLQHVREQMAVALKKLRQLEEQVKMIPVLQVKISVLQEEKRQLSVQLKSQKFLGHPGGFGKGKSRGELYIDIPEEGAGGNEEGSAGPDAGGRLDKKEVRSVGVGMSAEEAEVGRCDVGVAVKEEELGLPSPEEESQRQAVQALSTKIAVLEMQLKRALQELQAAQQKLELQGKEKEGKGTSGGGLREWEVGGEGPGQGGGGEFQRPQEVPIRVDTVKVVQVEREPEVAASTATGLDHRPQRAQSLENKESYASLKALAGKDVGSEEAMVPLYATYRSNEVMETTFPVHAGVESAATTFHTVRKISIIGTEGNGQQDTAELHGSLEKSVPDSLQTEQVAPCISQEPQRESRNEGEDQASFAGGIRSIMKKKEDPTELLANKKSLQFVGVNGGYESTSSEDSSTAENVSDNESTESEYHEASEGLPAAQAMAAEPPKLPGTAAAVSRPGVSAESGEMPAAESPSKEPPGKTGTGLSKELLSACEVLQKYLESPNEHMDEEMKLAYTAVLHYWLRLSCHKEADPELVSQHLAAFRSISPHLLEFVINMADANGNTALHYTVSHSNFPVVTKLLETGLCHVDQQNKAGYTAIMLTALAASRSESDMDTIVQLLKMGNVNAKASQAGQTALMLAVSHGRLDMVRALLASAADVNLQDDDGSTALMCACEHGHAEIVRLLLATPGCDVALSDNDGSTALSIAVEAGQNDIAIMLYAHLNFAKASSLGTPKQSKDENTATMSGDAQ, encoded by the exons ATGGCACAGGTTCTGCACATGGAGACCACTGCTTTCCCAg GGAAGGCCAATCCTGCCTCTGCTATGGCCTTCCATGGGAAGGAGCAGGACTTGCCCTATTCCGTGGAAACTCCCTATGGCTACCGCCTGGACCTGGACTTCCTCAAATACGTGGATGACATTGAGAAGGGCCACACCATCAAGCGCATTCCAGTCCACCGCCGGCCACGCTACAGCTCCCTGCCAAGAGGCTATGGTTACACCGGCTCATGGTGGACCTCCACCGAGTCCCTCTGCTCCAATGCCAGCATGGATAGCCGCCACTCCTCCTATTCCTACTGTGGGCGCAGCTTCTACCCACAGTACGCCACACCCGGCAACTTCAATGCCCGCGTGGAGAAGACCTTGCTGGATGCCAGGAAGAAGCTAGAAGACCAGGCGGATTCTGGAGATGGAGAAAGGACCAGGGCAGGGGGTCTTGGGAGCCTCCACAGCAGCGTATCTGGATCAACAAGCTCCTTGGTGGGAAGCCAGTGCCTTTCCCGCCAGACTTCCTACAACGGCTCACAGCAAGGCGCCCCTGGGCAGTTCACACCCATCGGCTCAGGACTCTCCACCCCAGTCTCCCCAACGCCAGGGCACCTCCAGCATGTCCGGGAACAGATGGCCGTAGCCTTGAAGAAGCTGCGCCAGTTGGAGGAGCAGGTCAAGATGATCCCAGTGCTGCAg GTGAAGATCTCGGTGCTGCAGGAGGAGAAGAGGCAGCTGAGTGTCCAGCTCAAGAGCCAGAAGTTTTTGGGGCACCCGGGGGGGTTCGGCAAGGGAAAATCCAGGGGGGAGCTCTACATAGATATCCCCGAGGAGGGGGCTGGTGGAAATGAGGAGGGCAGCGCGGGGCCTGATGCAGGAGGCAGGCTGGACAAGAAGGAAGTGAGGTCAGTGGGTGTGGGCATGTCAGCCGaagaggcagaggtggggaggtgcGATGTTGGGGTGGCGGTCAAGGAGGAGGAGTTGGGGTTGCCTTCcccggaggaggagagccagcGCCAGGCTGTTCAGGCCCTGTCCACCAAGATTGCCGTGCTAGAGATGCAGCTGAAGAGGGCGCTCCAAGAACTTCAAGCCGCCCAACAGAAACTGGAGCTGCAGGGCAAGGAGAAGGAGGGCAAAGGAACGTCCGGTGGTGGCCTGAGAGAATGGGAAGTAGGGGGAGAGGGTCCGGGGCAAGGGGGCGGCGGAGAGTTTCAGAGGCCCCAGGAAGTCCCCATTCGGGTGGATACGGTCAAGGTTGTCCAAgtggaaagggagccagaggtCGCTGCCAGCACAGCCACAGGGCTGGACCACAGGCCGCAGAGGGCACAGAGCTTGGAGAACAAGGAATCCTATGCCAGCCTCAAAGCTTTGGCAGGCAAAGACGTGGGGTCGGAAGAAGCGATGGTGCCGCTCTATGCCACATACCGCAGCAACGAGGTGATGGAGACCACGTTCCCGGTCCATGCTGGTGTAGAGAGCGCAGCTACCACCTTCCACACCGTGAGAAAGATCAGCATCATTGGCACAGAGGGGAATGGACAGCAGGATACAGCAg aactTCATGGGTCATTAGAGAAATCAGTTCCTGACTCCCTCCAGACAGAGCAAGTGGCTCCCTGCATATCCCAGGAGCCTCAACGAGAGTCACGAAATGAGGGAGAGGACCAAG CTTCATTCGCAGGAGGGATTCGGTCGATCATGAAGAAGAAGGAGGATCCTACAGAGCTTCTGGCcaacaagaagagcctgcagtTTGTTGGTGTCAATGGCGG GTATGAGTCCACCTCCTCTGAGGACTCCAGCACAGCTGAGAACGTCTCGGACAATGAAAGCACCGAGAGCGAATACCACGAGGCGAGCGAGGGGCTCCCTGCAGCGCAGGCAATGGCAGCGGAGCCCCCGAAGCTGCCCGGAACAGCCGCAGCCGTATCTCGCCCTGGAGTCTCTGCCGAGAGCGGGGAGATGCCAGCAGCAgaaagtcccagcaaggagccgCCAGGCAAAACAGG GACAGGACTCAGCAAGGAGCTGCTTTCAGCTTGCGAAGTCCTTCAGAAATACCTGGAGAGCCCCAATGAGCACATGGATGAAGAAATG AAATTGGCCTATACTGCCGTGCTCCACTATTGGCTGAGGCTTTCCTGCCACAAAGaagcggatccagaattggtctcacAGCACTTGGCTGCCTTCCGGTCCATCTCCCCACACTTGCTGGAATTTGTCATCAATATGGCCGACGCCAACGGCAACACGGCCCTCCACTACACTGTCTCGCATTCCAACTTCCCAGTGGTCACAAAGCTTCTTGAAACAG GTTTGTGCCATGTGGACCAACAGAACAAAGCCGGCTATACGGCCATCATGCTGACGGCACTGGCTGCTTCCCGCTCAGAGAGTGATATGGACACAATTGTGCAGCTGCTGAAAATGGGCAACGTAAATGCCAAAGCCAGCCAG GCTGGGCAAACTGCACTGATGTTGGCCGTCAGCCACGGGCGTCTGGACATGGTTCGTGCCTTGCTAGCTAGCGCAGCGGATGTCAACTTGCAAGATGACGACGGTTCCACAGCGCTAATGTGCGCCTGTGAACATGGCCATGCTGAGATCGTCCGCCTGCTCTTGGCCACACCTGGCTGTGATGTTGCCCTCTCCGATAAC gaTGGCAGCACAGCTCTTTCCATCGCAGTGGAAGCAGGCCAGAATGACATTGCCATCATGCTGTATGCTCACCTGAACTTTGCCAAAGCCTCGTCTCTG GGGACCCCCAAACAGTCCAAAGATGAGAACACAGCAACTATGTCCGGTGATGCTCAGTAA